The Musa acuminata AAA Group cultivar baxijiao chromosome BXJ1-8, Cavendish_Baxijiao_AAA, whole genome shotgun sequence genomic sequence CACTTTTAATATTGTTTTTGCTTGTAGCCGCCACAACAGGAGAATTCATTTGACTGTGGCCTTTTCTTACTTCACTATGTTGAGTTGTTTCTCAAAGAGGTTCCTGTTAATTTTGACCCGTTCAAGATCACCAGGTTCTCCAGCTTTGTGAgttcctctttttgttcttcctctAAACACTTTATGCTTTGAGCTTTTCTAAATATGGTTTTAATATTACAAGTTAAGTTGAGTTGTTTCTCAAAGAGGTTCCTGTTAATTTTGACCCGTTCAAGATCACCAGGTTCTCCAGCTTTGTGAgttcctctttttgttcttcctctAAACACTTTATGCTTTGAGCTTTTCTAAATATGGTTTTAATATTACAAGTTAAGTTTATAGATATCTGTTTACTTGTgtcaactttttaatatttttctaagtttCTACATTTTTTTTTCACTTGTAAGATGCACTTCTGTAATATTATTCAAGTAAAACCATCCCATAAGTTTTAGTGCTTAATTGACTGGTATTCCAACCTCAACTTCTCCCCTTTCTTTCTCCCAAGTTTCAGCCTGAGAGACCATTGTTCCAcaaccttctttttttttaatttgttgttCATCCTATCCCCTATAACCTCAACTGGGACCAAGACAATCCTTGCAAATTCCAATCTGAGAAATAATTGTTCTTTAGCCTTATTTTGTCATTTGCTGCTATACCATTGAAGCCTCAACCTGGGACCAATAGAATCCTAATCATATGGCTGCTTCTTTATAAATCAGTATATTGAATATAATGTGGATAAATTTCAGGATTGTTGAAGTGTTATCGGATTCTTAACATGGTTCAAGTCGAAGCTTGGGCCTTGGTGTTACATTTATGTTGGATGGTTTGATTGGACCATGCCTCATTTTTTGAGAAAGCATAATATGTTGCATTTTCCTTGTTTGGAAAGCAATATTTTAAATGTTCTACAGACAAGACCGACAATAAATGACTTCATAGATAATATTGTCAGTTGTGGGGTTTGCAATTCTCACCCAACTAGGCCTTTTACGTGGAAACACATTTGAGAAATGCATTTAATTGGTTCACGTGTGATCCAGATCCCGTCTTGCTAAGGTGTTCTGTCCAGGCAACCAAGGTCCTTCCGACACACTGCAGTAGCCCACATGAGCCTTGGAGGCAAGCACCCTTGGCTATGCCAGAACTTTTGCTTGGAAGGCATGGCAGCAGATTGCttagaatttttgctttttacaGTTTTTAACCATTGTTTCTTGATTTCTGCGTTCATTGTACTGAACAAGTTCTGATATTTCTTTGCTTTTGTGCCTCTATTGTGGTAAAAGAATGGTAGGTTCCATTCTTGTTGTACATGGTTCCCTAAATTATTATCCTGATGCCATAATCCTGCCTGATTGAAATTCTCTTTTTCATCCGAAGTGCGAGGTGGCATTGGATTTCTGCTAGTTGTGCAAGATTTATTGAAATAGAATGTCTGACCAGCTTACTTTGTGCTTTGTGAAATGTTTACAGCTCGGCGCTAAATGGTTTCCTCCTGTCGAGGCTTCTTTAAAGCGTTCTGTCATCCGGAAGCTGATATATGAAATTTTAAATGACCATTCCGAGAAAATCGACCCTAGCACATGCAGCATTGGGTGCCCTTCGACATCAGGGCATCCTGAAGATAACACTGAGCGAGATCAGCACGTAGAGCTGCTTTCTGCTCACTGTAGTCCAGCCATGGGAGTAATGGGTGGTGCAATATGTCAAGACACTGAAGATGGAGAAAAGTTGGATGCTGTTGAAGATTCCCAAGAAGCTGATACAACTAAAGCAGAGCACAGGGTTTGTGAAGGTTCTCAGAAAATTTGTGCCAGCAAGGCAGATTGCCAGATTGTGGATGGTAGGGAGATTAACACAAATGCCAATGAGGTTGATGCTACAGATTGTCAGGTGCTCAGTGCTACTGGAGCAGCGGATAGGGAAGATGGTGGCCGTGAACTTGACACCAATGAAGCAGGGGAAGATGGTGAAGATTGCGGGGAAACAACTTCCAATGCTGTAAGACAGGATAATAAAAGCAGTGTAATCCACATCACGGAGGTAGAAAGTTGTGACGGCAGCTGCCAAGTGAATCAGCCTTCTCTTGAAGCTACCATCATCACTGTTGATGAGACACCTTCGGACGACAACGATGATGTTCGAGTGAGATGTAAAAAGCCTGTGCAGAAGCCACGCAAGAGAGGGAAGGTTATGATCCCCGAAGGAAGGAGAGTGCGCACCCGGAGCATGACCAAAGAACAACATAATGATACATAGACTGTGTTCTTGTTTTGGTTTCTTTCAACCTGTAAATGGTTTTGTAACATGTGGAAATCTTGTTTTGGTGTTCACAGAGCCAATCAACTTTCTTCCTTATGTGGAAAATATGCATCTTTAATCTGGTTTAAGTAGTGGCATAATTGCCATTCATCAATGGAGTAATCCTGTTTACTAACTCTTAATCACAGCTAGTTTCCATGGAGTTTATATATAAATTGGAATATTATACATAATTAATAGACTAGTATACCTAGTTAAAAATAGAATTCATACACATCAAATAATCTGTATATAGaaggtattttgatgatttatgcaTGGAAAAAATTACTTCATGTGATCAGCTAGCGATATTTTGTTGTTCGATGGTTGTTAAATGAAAGGATAATGTTCATTTGTGATGTGTGGTTTTTTCCTTGGAGTTGTTTGCTTGGTAAAGATTTTGTCAGGCCAACAAAGGGATCAAAACCTGTCTTCCTCACTTAGGCTGCTTTTAGTATCAGTTGCGACCATTTGATTAATTGCATGCTAATTATGTCTATTAGCATCATTATCTCCATAAGCTCCTTAGTCATAATTAGGTTTGCACATATTGGTAAAAGGAAATCCTTCCTAGCTATGCCTAATCAGTGGAGGTGATGTGAGAGACTAACCTATTGTTGTTCCTTTGTTGGTGATCAGAATAATAAATTCTttatcatatgaaatctgttgtgattaaaataattttataaattcttCACTATCTGAAATTTATAACATTTTCACTATATGAAATCTGTTTATGTGAACTgggtaaagaaaaaataaaaaaggctctGGAAAATACTGTGATGACGGTTTAACATTCATGGAGGCTTCCAAGGCAGAATAACACACTAAACTTACCAAAATATGAAAGTTATTGTTTGAGTACCGGAATTTTACAGCACTCCATTACAAAAGAAGATGATTTCATAGTAGTAAATCATAAAGAACAAATCATAAAAATGTACATCCTTGACCAATAGTTATCTAAATTTTGGCTCTACGGATGACTCGTTGAAAACCTTGAAGAAATCTCAAACACATGACAAACAAAATCCATCCTCATGGCTCGAAATCGTTTGATGGCTATAATTTTGGATCCACAACAACGGTTTCAACAGCAGGATAGTTTGCTGGAAGCTTGTTTTGCCTCATCATTCCCGTTGCTGGTAATGCTCACCCTGTCTCGAGACAATTCCGCTTTGTAGGAATCAGAGTTCAAAACCTTCCTGCTGATGTTGTTGTAAATCTCCCTGATGACAATCTCAAATGCCTTCTTCACATTTGTACAATCCAGAGCTGAGGTCTCGATGAAAAAGAGCCCTTCGGCTTCCGCAAGGCTTTTTCCTTCGTCGATGGATATGTCTCTGATGTCCTCCAGATCGCATTTGTTGCCGACCAGCATCTTCGCAACCGCGGTGTCAGAATGTGCTGCATTATGATTTCAATCACAAATGAGATGCAAAAGAACATTCAGCTCGACACCAAGTCAGCCAAAACTCGaaagtataaactataaactACATCTAATGCACAAGAATCAGCTGATGACAAGCCGAACATGTCAAACTAAACaggaaaagaaacaaaaagttcAACAATTGGATATGTATGACgccttaatctctgtttttaaTGGATTGTTGCACATTCAAATTTCAACTAAACCCCTGTGACTTCCATTATAGTTTCAGCTACTGCTCATGTCGCAGCCTGAGTAACAACCTTCAAGGCCGATAGCAAAAGAGACCACTTCTACACTTTGCCTTTCTCGTCTAGATTATAACTTCTGGTTTGGACTAATTAAGAAAAAAGCTGACTTCAACAATCTGCAATGTCCTTCTTATCTTTGAGGTACAGTGGTAACACATCAAAGCACTCGAGTGCGTAGTAGTAGAATAGTTCTGAATGTAACTGTGTGCTTAAAATAGAGATAGAAAGCCATAAAATACCTGTGAATTTAAGTGTAAATTTCATCtaaaaaacaataaataaaaaagagggatttcacaaTACCAAATAGACTTGGATATCTTAAAATTGTCTCTTTGCTTATAAATATATCAGAAACTCTGAACATGATTGCGTTTAGGCTGAAATCTCACCTTTCAATTTTGTTCGAAACATTTAGACTCCTTGGCTTCAGTTGTTCTCTAGATAATCCATTAATGATGGGAAATCTTTGTATATGTCTGTGATGTTCTTAACAGAAGCTATCTGTAAATAGTATCTTTTTTAGGTAGAAATTGAAGATTTATggaaattaaattaataattaatgaACTATTCAGACTAGCCATTTTATGTATAACCCAATTGAAGCAACATTGATTCTATGGAAGAGTTCAGAAATCCAACTTTCTCTCCGTTGAAGCTGCTGAACATAACATATTGCTATCAAGATCAGCCATGACATGGAGCTTCACATATTTCTAATTCCACCTGAGTAATAATTCgagatgatttcataaggcagccCTAAACATCAGATCTTGTGATTTCATTTTCATACAAAGAACAACAAGAACAGGAATTACCCAAAACCAGCATATATGTTAGAAGAAGGTGAAGATAATAGATCAATAGCAAGATATCAGATCTACCACAGGAAAAGATCAAATCGTTGGTGAAGATAAGAGAACAGTAGGAGCAGATTGAGGTCAGGGACTGAAGTAGGTCGAGATCGAGAAGAGGGAGCAAAGGTGGGATCTTTGTGAGCGTCTACGTACTGTTGAGCTCCTGAAGCCAGCGGGGGACGCTGTCGAAGGTGGTGCGGCGGGAGATGTCGTAGACGACGAGCGCGCCGACGGCGCCGCGGTAGTAGGCGGAGGTGACGGCGCGGAAGCGCTCCTGGCCGGCGGTGTCCCAGATCTGGGACTTCACCTCCTTGCCGTCGATCTCCATGCTCTGCGTCTGGAACTCCACCCCGATGGTGGCCTTGGAGTGGAGATTGAACTCGTTGCGGGCGTAGCGCGACAGCAAATTGGACTTCCCCACCGCCGAGTCGCCAATGATCACGATCTTGAACAGGTACTGCTCCGCATcctccatcctctctctctctctctctcaat encodes the following:
- the LOC135588454 gene encoding ras-related protein RABA5e-like, translating into MEDAEQYLFKIVIIGDSAVGKSNLLSRYARNEFNLHSKATIGVEFQTQSMEIDGKEVKSQIWDTAGQERFRAVTSAYYRGAVGALVVYDISRRTTFDSVPRWLQELNTHSDTAVAKMLVGNKCDLEDIRDISIDEGKSLAEAEGLFFIETSALDCTNVKKAFEIVIREIYNNISRKVLNSDSYKAELSRDRVSITSNGNDEAKQASSKLSCC